CGAGGAATGGAACGACATCTCCGTCGATGTCACGCCGAGGGAATATGTCGGCTCGTATTTGCAGCATTCCTTCCCCGTCCAGCTTTACGAACCCTTCACCGATGGCGAGGGCAATCTCTCCTCGCGTCCCGTGTTCCGGGATGGCCAGCCGGTCGAGAGTCGTGAAGCTGTCGCCCGGCGTGACGAGATGATCGAGCAGCTTGCCAGCCTGCCGCCTGTTCCCGGCGCGCTCGACCAGATCGTACAGCGTTTCGGCACCGATATGGTGGCCGAGGTGACGGGCCGTTCGCGTCGGATCGTGCGCAAGGGCCAAGGCGCTTCGGCACGTCTCGCGGTCCAGAACCGGGCGCCGTCGGCCAACCTGGCCGAGACCTCGGCCTTCATGGATGATCAGAAGCGTATCCTGATCTTCTCGGATGCCGGTGGCACAGGCCGAAGCTACCACGCAGACCTAACGGCGCGGAATAAGCGGCTGCGAGTGCATTATCTGCTGGAACCAGGCTGGAAGGCCGATGCCGCCATTCAGGGGCTCGGGCGCACCAACCGTACCAATCAAGCGCAGCCGCCGCTCTTCCGCCCTATCGCCACGGATGTGAAGGCCGAGAAGTGGTTCCTTTCGACCATTGCCCGCCGCCTCGATACGTTGGGGGCAATCACACGCGGTCAGCGACAGACCGGCGGTCAGGGCCTCTTCCGCCCTGAGGACAATCTTGAAAGCCCATACGCCCGCGACGCGCTGCGTCAGCTTTATCTGCTGATCGTCCGCGGGAAGGTGGAAGGCTGCTCGCTGGAACGGTTCGAGACTGCCACCGGCCTGAAGCTGATGGATTCGACCGGCATCAAGGACGATCTGCCGCCGATCACCACCTTCCTCAACCGCCTGCTTGCCCTGACCATCGAGTTGCAGGGCATCCTGTTCTCAGCCTTCGAACAGCTTCTGCAAGCGCGGATCGACGGGGCGATGGCCTCGGGTACCTATGACATTGGGTTGGAGACGTTGCGCGCCGAAAGCTTCATCGTCACCGAGCGGCAGGTGATCCATACCCATCCCGGCACCGGCGCGGAAACGCGGCTGCTGACCCTGACAGAACGCAAGCGCAATCAGCCGGTCACGCTTGATGCGGCACTGGCGGAACTGGACGATCCGCGCGCGAGGCTGCTCATCAACGAGCGATCCGGTCGCGCCGCCGTGCAGATCCCGACCACCAGCATCATGCTGGACGATGGTGAGATCGAACGGCGCGTGCGGCTGATCCGGCCCATGGAGGCGATGAATATCCCGGTGCGGGCAATGGGGGAAACCAATTGGGCTGAAGCTGACCATGCCACGTTCGTTACAGCCTGGGAGGCGGAATTGTCCGAGGTGCCGGAGTTCACGGACAGCGTTTTGCAGATGGTGACGGGCCTTTTGCTGCCGATCTGGAAACGCCTGCCGCAGGATTCCGCCCGCGTCTATCGGCTCCAGACCGATGAGGGCGAGCGGATTATCGGTCGCCGGGTCTCGCCCGCATGGGCTGCAAATGCTTCAACCAGCGGTGTCAGCAGCAGCATCACGCCCGATGCCGCTTATGCCGCTTTGCTGGAAGGCCGCACGATCCTCGATCTTGCCGAAGGGCTGCAACTGCGCCGGTCCCGTGTCATGGGCGCAAACCGGATCGAACTTTGCGGCTTCACCGATGCGATGCGCGAGCGGCTCAGGGCCTATGGCCTCTTCAGCGAGATCATTTCCTGGAAGCTGCGTTTCTTCGTGCCGGTCGGGGCAGTAGGCCCGGAGGTCACGGCCAAACTCCTCGAGCGTTTCCCGATCGTGCACATCTCCGAGCGGGAGGCGGCGTAATGGCGCGTCTCAACGCTTCGGAGCTGGCGCAGCGTCTTGGCCGTGAGGCCGAGGCTGTGTGCCGCCATTATCTGTCGAATGGGCGCAAGCAGGGCAATTACTGGCAGGTCGGCGATGTGCGCAACACGCCGGGACGTTCGATGTTCGTGCGTCTGACCGGATCGGAGGCCGGCAAGGGCGCGGCGGGGAAATGGACAGATTCCGCCACCGGGGAGCATGGCGATTTGCTCGATGTCATTCGCGACAGCCTCGGGCTGGTCGAATTTTTCGATATTGCCGAGGAAGCCCGGCGCTTTCTCAGCCTGCAGCATCCCGAACCGGGGCCACGGTCCCGCCGGTCCGGAAAACCGCCAGCACCATCAGGCTCCTCCGAGGCGGCCCGCCGCCTCTGGCGCATGACGCAACCGCTGGCCGGCTCAATTGCAGCGACCTATCTGCGCAATCGCGGCATTACCGATCTGCGCGAAACCGCCAATTTGCGTTTCCATCCGAATTGCTACTGGCGGCCCGAGGGCGATGGAGCGACCGAGACATGGCCCGCCATGATCGCCGTCGTCACTGACCTCGACGGCATAATCACCGGGGCACATCGCACCTGGCTCAAGCGCGACGGCTCCGGGAAAGCACCTGTCGATCCGCCGCGAAAGGCGATGGGAAATCTGCTCGGGCACGGCGTTCGGTTCGGGTGTGCGAGGGATGTCATGGCGGCAGGCGAGGGGATCGAGACCATGCTCTCGCTGCGTCAGGCACTGCCAACGATACCGATGGCTGCGGCCCTTTCAGCCGGTCATCTCGCCGCCACCCGGTTTCCGCCGCATCTGCGCAGGCTCTATATCGTCCGCGACAACGATCCGGCAGGCGACAGCGCGCGGGATAGCGTGATGGACCGGGCCATCGAGGCCGGAATCGAGGCGATCACGCTCTCGCCCATGCTGGGGGATTTCAACGACGATCTCGTCAGCTTTGGTCTGGAGGCGCTTCGGGCGCAGATCCGGGTGCAGATTGCCCCCGAGGATGTCAGCCGTTTCATGACCTTGTGACAGCGCTGGAACGGGGAATGTGATCAGGGCATCGGCCTCGCCATGCGCAAAGGGTTGCAAATCCATCGGCAGGGGACCGCGCCTTGGCCTTCTCAGGGGGCGAGCGGCCCACAAGCGCTCCGGCCCGGCAATGGCGGCGCCCGACTGATTTCCGTCGGCGGGCAGGCCCGCCTTTACAGCGCGAAGCAAATCAGCCGGGCTTTGCCATCAAGGCTCTCGCCAAGGGCTCGGGCTGCCCGGCCGGATCGCCCGTGGGCGTGTCGTCGCCATGAAGGCCGCGACGGTCGCGGTCCAGCCGAAGGACACATCCCATGTATGCCCATGACAATTTCGAACCCGATCACAGCACATCCTCGACCGGCCATGTCACCGACGCCCTCGAACTCTATGGCTACCACCCCGCAGAGGGCGAAGCCGATCCCCGGACCACGCCCGAGGATCATACCATCCAGACCGCCGTCGCCGATATCTTCGATGCACTCATCGCCACCATGGCCGATACCAGCCTGGATGCCGATCTCGACGAGATCATGTGGTCCACCGTCAATACCTTCCACCGCGCCGCAGACCGGATCGAGCGCAAACTCGACGATAACGAGCAGGCCCAGAAGCGCCTTCAGCGCGAACAGGATGGCAGCGAGGTCAAATCCGTGCAATTGGAAATCCTGATCGACATCGGCCAGAGTCTGATTACCCGCCGTGATAGTATGGAGGTCTTCCGCGACACCGCCGCCGACATCTATCTGCGTACCACCGGCACGCCCTGGTCGCCGCGCTCCGGCTCACGGGTCAACCATCGCCAGATGACCTCGGCCATGATCGACAGCCGCGATTTCCTCGCCGCCAAACGCCGGGCAGACAATGAAGTGCTGCTGCCCGCCGGGCCGAAGATTGCCTTCTCGGGCGGCGACACCACCGATCACCGCGCAATCTGGGCCAAGCTCGATCAGGTTCATGCCAAGCACCCGGATATGGTGCTGCTGCATGGCGGATCGCCGAAAGGTGCCGAGCGCATCGCCGCCACCTGGGCCGATAACCGCAAAGTGCCGCAGGTCGCCTTCAAGCCCGATTGGACGAAACATGCCAAGGCGGCACCCTTCCGGCGCAACGATGCGATGCTGAATGTGCTGCCGATCGGGGTCATCCTCTTCCCCGGCACCGGCATTCAGGAAAACCTGGCCGACAAAGCCCGCAAGATGGGCATCCCGGTGTATCGGCTGGCAAAGGGCGGCGCGTGAGCGCCGCCCCAATCCTGCAGACTATCGCAGCAATCCCGGCAAATCTCGTGCGCCCTGGAGCACGCGCACGATTTGCACCTCATCACCGTCCTCAACGAAAAAGATCAGATAGCGTCCATGGCGCGCGTGGCGCAGCCCCTTGTGCAGGTCGTCGCGCTTCTGGAAGCTGCCGGGGCGCTCGCCTATCTCCATGATCTTCGCCTCGATCTCGGCCACGAAGGACGCGGCGCGGGGCGGATTGTCGAGCGCGATGAAGTCGCCAATGTCGATCAGGTCCGCCTGCGCGGCGGGCAGGATAACCAGCTTTACCACGTCAGGACTTGTCAGCGTAACGCGCCCGCAACTCGGCGAAGACCTCATCGGCCGGAATGCCCGGACCGCTGTTCAACCCGGCCTTGATCGCGTCCCGCAGGGCCTCAAGCTCGCGGCGCTCGGTATCGCGGTTGCGCGTCCACTCGCGCAGGGCCTCGCGGACAACTTCGCTGGTCGAGGCATATTCACCACCGGCCACGGTCTGGCGCAGGGCCTCGGCCATATCCGAGGGCATTGTGATGGTCATTCGCTCGGCTGAAGCCATGACATATCTCCTTCGCGGCGCGTCATACATAAGCATACTTCTGATGCTCTGAATGTCGAGTCCAATCACCAATATCTGATTCGCCGCCAACAAACATTCCACCCTCTCGCTCAAAAGCGCGGGGGCTGTTATCCTGAAACCCGCGCCTGTGGTGGTGGTGGAAGGCGCGCTTGTTCCATTCCTTGCACGGTGACACCACCATGATCATTTTCGGAATCCTCATCTCCATCACAGCCATCGGGACCCTTTGCTGGCTGCTGTTCAACCTCGCCGTCGTTGCGCTGCCGGTCTTTCTTGGCGTCAACGTGGGTATCTGGGCCTATGGCACGGGTGCGGGCTGGCTGGGCGCTATTGTCACCGGGCTTCTCGGTGCGGGCCTGACGCTGGCGGCCGGTCAGGCCTTGCTGATTCTGGTCCGTCCGGTCTGGGCGCGGCTGCTGATTGCACTGGCCTTTGTCGCGCCGGCAGGCACGGCCGGTTTCTACGCCACGCTCGGGATCACCCGGCAGATGATGCCCTCCGAGACCTGGCAGATCATCTTTGCGGTGATCGGTGCGGTCGCTGTCGGAGCCACCACCTTCCTGCGCGTTGCGGGCATGGCGGTGACCGACGCTGCGGACGGAATCCCCGTGCGTGGTTGATGCCGCAGGCTGTTGTTGGCGGGTCAGAAGCTGGCAGAAAATCAGCCGTCCCCGTCACAAGGTTCCGGGCGATATCGGCGTGTTGGTTTCGGATCAGGTAGAGGCCCGGACAGGGCCCGGTCAAAGCGCGGAACTGTCGGCGATGGGATACGCGGGCCGACTCTGAACCCGGTGAGGGCATTTTGCCCTGAGCGGGCCGGGAAGGACGGATACGCAGGGCCTGAACCGGCAGGTGACAGTCCGCCGGAATTGCTGGTCCGGTCTGCCTTGACATGCCTTCCGGTCGCCGTCGTCTCCGTTAAAGCCCCCGTGTCTCGACCGCTCCAAACGGCCTCTTCAATGGCCTGATCTGCCCGAAGGACAGCGCATGCGCTTCGACGGCTTTGGCGCAACAGCGACGGCGTAACTTTCTTCCCCTGGGCTGCGCCCATTCCTCGCGCAGACAAGAAACTTCCGCCTCTGCTGTCCAGCCCCGTTCCGGGGTGCGCCAGTCCTCGCCTCCGGCCGGTCGATCGCCATCGAGGCCGCAATGGTGCGGGCTCGGAAACGGAAAAAACGGAGACTGAAAATGGCTACCATCGGCACCTTCAAGAAGACCGGCAACGAGTTCACCGGCGAGATCGTCACCCTGAGCGTTCAGGCCAAGGGCGTGCGCATCATCCCCGACACCCGCAGCGCCGGCGAGAACGCCCCAAGCCACCGGGTTCTGGTCGGCCGCGCCGAGATCGGCGCCGCCTGGTCCAAGCGCTCGAACGAGGGCCGCGACTATCTGGGCCTCAAACTCGACGATCCGAGCTTCACCGCCCCGATCTACGCGAACCTCTTCGATGACGAGGATGGCGAAGGCTACTCGCTGATCTGGTCCCGTCCGAACAACCGCCGCGGTGACTGACGGCGCGAGGGCCCCGGCCACAAGGTCGGGGCCTTTGCCATGCCCGCAACCGAATCGGATGCGTTGATGCGGGTCGCCGACCCGCATCCGATTGACCCGCCAGCGCCATTTTTGATTGGCATCCGCGCTAGAGCGACTATTATAGATGGGGTATTCGGACGTCGGTAATCTTGATCCGAATAACTCAATGTGATTTCCGCAGTGATCGCTTGATAATCAGCGGATAAACATGAATAGCACGTTCCCCCTGTTCGTTCAGATGACCATTGCGTACTGAAGTACTCGTCTCCGCTATTTCTGTTCTTCCGGCGGCTTGATGTGGCGGAACTGCGCAAGCAGCAGCAGGTCATAGGTGATCTTGAGCCCACCGCAGATCAGGAGCGGCCAGGCTTTGTAGGATGCGGCGAACAAGGCTCCGGCCAGCGCGGGACTGGCGGCTGCGGCGAGGCTGCGCGGAACGGAGGTGAAGCTCGCGGCGGCGGCGCGCTCAGCCTCCGTCACCACGGCCATGACGTATGACGAGCGCGTCGGCACGTCCATCTGGGAGAGCGCGGCCCGGATCAGCAGTAGGGCAAGCGCAACGCTGAGGTTGGGGGCGAGCGCCGCCAGCATCAGGGCGATGCTGGAGGGAATGTGGGTGAACACCATCGTATTGACGAGCCCGATGTGCCGCGACAGCCAGGCGGCGACCGGAAAGGAGAAAGCTGCCAGCACGCCCGACCAGAAGAAGAATATGCCCGCGGCCGACAGCGACAGATCGAAGCGCTCGAACAGCCACAGCGCCAGCAGCGACTGCACGACGAACCCGCCGGCGAAGGCATCGAGGCTGAAGAGTGCGGCGAGCTTGAAGACGATTGCGCGGGAAGGACCAAGAGCGGCGGCCGCCTCGCCTGTCGGCGGGCGCTTCGGGATGCGTGCATAGAAAAGACCCCCCAAGAGTCCTACAACCGCATAGAGGATGAACATCAGCTTGATCGCAGTGAGCTGGCCGAGGCCGACGGTGGTCATCACATCGGGAATGGTCGCGGCGAGCGCGCCGACGGCGCTTGCGAGCGCTCCCACAAGGCTATAGCGCGCGAACATCCTCGTCCGGTTGGCGTCTTTCACTTCCCGCGTCAGCGCCGCGTGCTCGATCGGCACGAACACGCTCACACTGCCGGCCGACGGGTTGATCGTGCCGGCAAAGGCAACGACCAGAAGGAGCCCGTAATCGTGAACCACGGCGAAGGCGACGCCGGTTGCGATCATCAGGCTGGCGGCCGCCAGCAGAAGCTGACGATGATCAAAGCGCGGGCCGAGAAAGCCGACCGCGATGGTCAGCAGCGCCGAGCCGAGCAGCGACGCGGTGGCGAGGATGCCGACCTCGAGCGGGCTGAAGCCGAGCGCAAGCAGGTAGACCGGCAGAAGGATGGCCACGAAGCCGTCGCCGAAATCGCGCAACGCCCGCGCCGCGAAGAGACAGGTCGCCGGGCGGAGCCACGGGCGCGGCCGAGCGTCCATTTGAGTGTCAGAGGAGCCCATAGGCGAGCCCCGCCAGGGAACAGGCGGCGAGCACCTTGAGCATGCCGACCTTGAAGCGGACCACAGCGATCAGGGCGCCGAGCGTGAGTATGAGCGAGGCCACGTTGACCGAGCTCAGGACCGGCGCATCGACGCTCATACCGAAACCACTCACCTCGATCAGCTCGCCGAAGAGCACGTGCAGGCCGAACCACACCGCGAGATTGAGGATGACGCCGACGACGGCGGCCGTGATCGTTGCCAGGGCTGCCGACAGCGCCTGGTTGCTGCGCAGCGCCTCGACATAGGGCGCGCCGAGAAAGATCCACAGGAAGCAGGGCGTGAAGGTCACCCAGGTGGTGAGAAGCCCGGCGAGCGTGCCAGCCAGCAGCGGATCGAGCGACCCCGGCGAGCGAAAGGCGCCCATGAAGCCCACGAACTGCGTGACCATGATGAGCGGCCCGGGCGTGGTCTCTGCCATGCCGAGCCCATCCAGCATCTCGCCGGGTTGGAGCCAGTGATAGCTCTCGACCGCCTGCTGCGCGACATAGGCGAGAACGGCATAGGCGCCGCCGAAGGTCACCACGGCCATCTTGGAGAAGAAGACGGCAATGTCGGCGAAGACATTGCCGGGACCGAACGCAGCAAGAAGGGCGGCGACCGGCGCAAGCCACAGAACGAGGAAGGCGCCCGCGATCTTCAGCGCCCAGCGGACCGAAGGATGGGCATGCGCCGGGATCGTCTCGCCGAGGGCACTGTCGGCGTCGGCGACCTGCTTGTCGCCCACCTTGCCGTGCCCGTTGGAGGAAAGGAAGGGGGCAAGGCCCGCGCGCCCGCCGGCAAAGCCGATCAGAGCCGCTGTCAGAACGATGAGGGGAAACGGCACCTGGAAAAAGAAAATGGCGATGAAGGCGGCCGCCGCAAGCGCCACCATGACGTTGTTCTTAAGGGCGCGACTGCCGACGCGCACGACGGCTTGCAGCACGATGGCGAGCACCGCCGCCTTCAGCCCGAAGAACAACGCCTCGACCGCGCCGACATTGCCGAAGAGCGCATAAATCCAGCTCAACGCCATGATGGCGACGAGTCCCGGCAGCACGAACAGCGCGCCGGCGACGAGCCCGCCCTTGGTCTTGTGGAGGAGCCAGCCGATATAGACGGCGAGCTGCTGCGCCTCCGGGCCGGGCAGGAGCATGCAGTAGTTGAGCGCATGCAGGAAGCGGTTCTCGCCGATCCAGCGCTTCTCCTCGACGATGATCCGGTGCATCACCGCGATCTGCCCTGCCGGGCCGCCGAAGGAGAGCGCCGCGACCCGGGCCCAGACCCGCACGGCCTCTCCGAACGGGATGCCGTGGTCGGGCGCATCGTCGCGCTCGATGGATTGTGTGTCGTTGCCGGCGTTTCTGTTCATGGATCCATCCCTGCGCGTCCGCGGCGCGTCTTGTGAAAATACTGGTAGAGGTTGTCGAGGACGGGCTCGCCTTGAGCGATGCGCTCCTCGTCGTCCGCATGCGCCACGGCGATGCCGGCGATGAGATGGGCAATGCCGGCGGCTTCCTCGCGCCCGAACTTGCCGTCCTTGAGGTCGATGTCATGGACGATCTCACCGATCGCCCGAAGGGCCGGGTCGTCGAGACCGGCGCGGGTGAGCAGCACCTCGAAACTGCAACGGTCGCCCTCATGGGTGAACTCGCCTTCGAACATGTCGAAACGCAGCTCGCCCGGTTCGGGGACATAGTCCTTGCCCGGCACGAAGCGGATGACGGCATCGGGGTCGATGAACCGGCGGATAAGCCAACTACAGGCGATGCGGTCGATGTGGACGCCCTTGCGCGTGACCCAGACACGGCCTTTGAGGTCTTCGATGGCCGGCACAGCCTCTGGCTCTGCGGCGTCCGTGTCCACGTCCACTACGAGCAAGCCCTCGAGTTCAGTGATGGCACCTTCTGCGGCGAGGCGGCCGGTCGCGCCGAAGAAGTCGATCGCCGCAATATCGGCGAGCCGCTTGCGTAGCCGCCGGACCTGGGCGCGCGCTTCCGTCTTCTCCTCACCGCTAGCCGCCACATCGAGAGTTGCTGTGAGTGCCCGGGCCTCGTTGGCGATCGCCTCATAGTCGTCATCGCGCGCCGTATCGAACAGGGCCCGCACCTGATCGTCCGATAGACCGTCGATCAGGCGTGCCTCGCACACCATTGCCTCGCCGCCGCCCTCGACAATCTCCTTCAGGAGCCACGCGAAATCCTCCCGCGTCTCGGCCGTCGCCGGCAGCGCGTAGACGGTGCTCTTCACCGCGACGGCGCCAATGCCTTGCAGCCGGCGCCAGACCTTCACGCGCAAATAGGCCGGCTTGCTGGGAAGCTGGTGGATCAAAAGAAGCCAGGGTGGGTTCGGCAACGGCTGCTTGTCGTTCATGTAGTGACTGTATCATTGCGCGAATTATCTGCAACATTTGTATCAAGAGAGATCGAGTCTCTTACTCGCTCAGCCGGATCTGACCGGGCTCCGCGATGTCAGATCCGGTCCAAATCACGCCAGCTGCCGATGGGCGCGCTCGATCATTTGGCGAAGAACAACTGAAATAGTCGTAGTTTACAAAACCGTCTGAAGATTGGTTATGAGAAGTGCCGTTCCTTGATTCGGAGAGGATTCGGTATGTCTCAAGACCACTACATCGGCCTGGACGTCTCGGCACGCAGCGTGAACCTCTGCGCAGTCGATCACGAAGGCCGAGTTGTTCACGAAGCAAAGCTTACTTCCGAGCCGGAGGAAATCGCGCGACATATTCTGGCACTGCCCTTTGCCGTTTGCCGCGTGGGTCTGGAGGCCGGAATGTTGTCACAGCATATCTTCGGCACACTTGCCGAAGCAGGCATTCCCGCCATTTGCGTCGAAACCCGGCACATGAAGGCTGTGCTTGCCGCGCAGCTCAACAAGACCGACCGGCACGATGCGCGCGGCATTGCGCAAATGATGCGGGTCGGGTTGTTCAAGGAGGTTCATGTCAAGACGCCGACGAGTCGGCGCCTGCGGGCCGTCCTCACCGCCCGGCAGCTGCTCCGCAACAAGCTTCAGGATGTCGAGAACGAAATCCGGGGGCTGATGCGCGACTTCGGCTATCATCTGGGTAAGGTGACGGCTCGTGATTTCGAGCCGCGTGTGCGCGAACTGACCGCAGACACGGAACTGCACGTCGTCTCAGATACGCTTCTTTTGGTTAGGCGTGGATTGCGGGAGCAGTTCGGCAGATTGGACGACCTGTTGGTCAAATTAGCGCGGCAGGACGAATTGACCCGGAGGTTCATGACGGTGCCCGGCGTAGGGCCGCTCGTCGCGCTGACGTTCCGGGCGACGGTGGATGTTCCCTCGCGCTTTGCGCGATCTCGGACCGTCGGTGCCCATTTTGGCCTGACGCCGCGCAAGCAGCAATCTGGTGAGGTCGATCGGAGCGGCAGGATTTCCAGGTGGGGAGACGCCATGATGCGCAGCCTGCTCTATGAGGGCGCACAAGTCCTGCTGACACGTGTAAAGAGATGGTCTGCGCTGAAGGCTTGGGCGATGCAGGTGGCGCGGAGGCGCGGCCACAAGAAAGCGATTATTGCTCTGGCGCGCAAGATCGCTGTCATCTTGCACCGCATGTGGGTAGACGGGACCGAATTCGAATGGGGCAAGCGGCCGGAAACCGCTGCGTCATCAGTATAGAGTTCGACCAGGTTTTGCTGGTCGAGGCACTTCCCCGCGAGGGGACGGGGAACGGCGAGCGCGCAAATACGACTTGACCGCCAAGGCGATGCCGAGGTGATGTCGCATTATAGATTGTCCCGCCGGCTCCTCTGATCCCATCCTGTGGCGGTCTCGTACCGACCACGAAGAGAAGCATGATCCTCGCGGGGGTGCCATTCAAACCTCGTCGTCGGGAACGACCAGATCGACGTGGCTGACGCCGAGGGCTTGGGCAAGCTCATACAGCGTGATCACGGTCGGATTCCTCCGGCCGCGTTCAAGGCTGCTGAGATATTGTTGGCTGAAGCCGGAACGCGCTTCAACCACTTCCTGGGTCAGGCCCTTCTCCCGACGCAGGCGGGCGAAGTTCCGGCCGACCAGTTTGCGCATATCCATGCGCAGGAAGATCGCGATTTACATACTTTAAGTTTATCAACTATAATATGTAATTGGGCCGCTGGTGAGGGAGAAGTCTTCTCTATCCGGTTGGTCCGAATAGAGAAGTCGTAGTTCTGGCGCATGCGCCGGGCCGGATGGGAGGTGATCATGCATGATCACCGCCCGACAATCACGGGCCGCGCGGGCGCTTCTGGGATGGACGCAGGAGAGGCTGGCGGATGAGGCCCGGGTATCTCTGACCGCGCTCAAGCGCCTCGAATCCGAAAGCGGGCTCGAGGTCTATGAAAGCACGCGCGATCAGGTGCGCCGGGCGCTGGAGACCGCCGGGGTCGTTCTGCTATCGACTGACAAGGGGCAGGGGGTGTTGTTGCTTCATGGCCGGGCTGATGAGAAGACGACACGCGGTTAGACGCGCTGAAGATGCTTTCCGGTGTCGATTGTCCGGGCGCTTATATTGTTTGTTCCAAAAACTTCCAGAGTGTCGGCATGACGCCTGAATCAGTTGAGCCGTTTCAGGATGAGCCGCCGACCGGCGAGGCACTGACGCCCTATGATCGCGCGCATATGGCGCTCTATCTGCGCATGCTCGACGCCCATCGCGATGGCGCGGACTGGCGCGAGGTGGTCGAGGTCCTGTTCGGCCTCGATCCGGTGGCGGAACTAGATCGCTGCCGCAGCCTTCATGACAGCCATCTCGCCCGTGCCCGCTGGCTCAGCGAACAGGGCTATCGCGAATTGCTTCGCGACAATCGGCGCTGAGCGGCCGGTGATGCCGCTGCGGCATCACCCTCTGCGAAACAATGGGGTTCCGAACTTCGGCTTTCGCATGAATGTTGGCTGGCATTCTCACGGCATGCGCTGAAAGCGAGGTAGACCATGCCCTACGATCCCTCCGGCTGGCGATCCTCTGCGGGCTACGATCATGTCGAAGACCTGACAGCATCTGACCTGGCCTGGGAATGGCTGCGCCGCAGTGACGACTATGCGGCGGATTACAGAGCGCTGAACGAGGCGCAGGAAGAAGGAGCCCCC
This sequence is a window from Paracoccus aerodenitrificans. Protein-coding genes within it:
- a CDS encoding DUF7146 domain-containing protein, translating into MARLNASELAQRLGREAEAVCRHYLSNGRKQGNYWQVGDVRNTPGRSMFVRLTGSEAGKGAAGKWTDSATGEHGDLLDVIRDSLGLVEFFDIAEEARRFLSLQHPEPGPRSRRSGKPPAPSGSSEAARRLWRMTQPLAGSIAATYLRNRGITDLRETANLRFHPNCYWRPEGDGATETWPAMIAVVTDLDGIITGAHRTWLKRDGSGKAPVDPPRKAMGNLLGHGVRFGCARDVMAAGEGIETMLSLRQALPTIPMAAALSAGHLAATRFPPHLRRLYIVRDNDPAGDSARDSVMDRAIEAGIEAITLSPMLGDFNDDLVSFGLEALRAQIRVQIAPEDVSRFMTL
- a CDS encoding DUF2493 domain-containing protein, which codes for MYAHDNFEPDHSTSSTGHVTDALELYGYHPAEGEADPRTTPEDHTIQTAVADIFDALIATMADTSLDADLDEIMWSTVNTFHRAADRIERKLDDNEQAQKRLQREQDGSEVKSVQLEILIDIGQSLITRRDSMEVFRDTAADIYLRTTGTPWSPRSGSRVNHRQMTSAMIDSRDFLAAKRRADNEVLLPAGPKIAFSGGDTTDHRAIWAKLDQVHAKHPDMVLLHGGSPKGAERIAATWADNRKVPQVAFKPDWTKHAKAAPFRRNDAMLNVLPIGVILFPGTGIQENLADKARKMGIPVYRLAKGGA
- a CDS encoding type II toxin-antitoxin system RelE/ParE family toxin, which translates into the protein MVKLVILPAAQADLIDIGDFIALDNPPRAASFVAEIEAKIMEIGERPGSFQKRDDLHKGLRHARHGRYLIFFVEDGDEVQIVRVLQGARDLPGLLR
- a CDS encoding type II toxin-antitoxin system ParD family antitoxin, translated to MASAERMTITMPSDMAEALRQTVAGGEYASTSEVVREALREWTRNRDTERRELEALRDAIKAGLNSGPGIPADEVFAELRARYADKS
- a CDS encoding DUF736 domain-containing protein, which codes for MATIGTFKKTGNEFTGEIVTLSVQAKGVRIIPDTRSAGENAPSHRVLVGRAEIGAAWSKRSNEGRDYLGLKLDDPSFTAPIYANLFDDEDGEGYSLIWSRPNNRRGD
- a CDS encoding MFS transporter, translating into MGSSDTQMDARPRPWLRPATCLFAARALRDFGDGFVAILLPVYLLALGFSPLEVGILATASLLGSALLTIAVGFLGPRFDHRQLLLAAASLMIATGVAFAVVHDYGLLLVVAFAGTINPSAGSVSVFVPIEHAALTREVKDANRTRMFARYSLVGALASAVGALAATIPDVMTTVGLGQLTAIKLMFILYAVVGLLGGLFYARIPKRPPTGEAAAALGPSRAIVFKLAALFSLDAFAGGFVVQSLLALWLFERFDLSLSAAGIFFFWSGVLAAFSFPVAAWLSRHIGLVNTMVFTHIPSSIALMLAALAPNLSVALALLLIRAALSQMDVPTRSSYVMAVVTEAERAAAASFTSVPRSLAAAASPALAGALFAASYKAWPLLICGGLKITYDLLLLAQFRHIKPPEEQK
- the chrA gene encoding chromate efflux transporter, producing MNRNAGNDTQSIERDDAPDHGIPFGEAVRVWARVAALSFGGPAGQIAVMHRIIVEEKRWIGENRFLHALNYCMLLPGPEAQQLAVYIGWLLHKTKGGLVAGALFVLPGLVAIMALSWIYALFGNVGAVEALFFGLKAAVLAIVLQAVVRVGSRALKNNVMVALAAAAFIAIFFFQVPFPLIVLTAALIGFAGGRAGLAPFLSSNGHGKVGDKQVADADSALGETIPAHAHPSVRWALKIAGAFLVLWLAPVAALLAAFGPGNVFADIAVFFSKMAVVTFGGAYAVLAYVAQQAVESYHWLQPGEMLDGLGMAETTPGPLIMVTQFVGFMGAFRSPGSLDPLLAGTLAGLLTTWVTFTPCFLWIFLGAPYVEALRSNQALSAALATITAAVVGVILNLAVWFGLHVLFGELIEVSGFGMSVDAPVLSSVNVASLILTLGALIAVVRFKVGMLKVLAACSLAGLAYGLL
- a CDS encoding chromate resistance protein ChrB domain-containing protein: MNDKQPLPNPPWLLLIHQLPSKPAYLRVKVWRRLQGIGAVAVKSTVYALPATAETREDFAWLLKEIVEGGGEAMVCEARLIDGLSDDQVRALFDTARDDDYEAIANEARALTATLDVAASGEEKTEARAQVRRLRKRLADIAAIDFFGATGRLAAEGAITELEGLLVVDVDTDAAEPEAVPAIEDLKGRVWVTRKGVHIDRIACSWLIRRFIDPDAVIRFVPGKDYVPEPGELRFDMFEGEFTHEGDRCSFEVLLTRAGLDDPALRAIGEIVHDIDLKDGKFGREEAAGIAHLIAGIAVAHADDEERIAQGEPVLDNLYQYFHKTRRGRAGMDP
- a CDS encoding IS110 family transposase, with amino-acid sequence MSQDHYIGLDVSARSVNLCAVDHEGRVVHEAKLTSEPEEIARHILALPFAVCRVGLEAGMLSQHIFGTLAEAGIPAICVETRHMKAVLAAQLNKTDRHDARGIAQMMRVGLFKEVHVKTPTSRRLRAVLTARQLLRNKLQDVENEIRGLMRDFGYHLGKVTARDFEPRVRELTADTELHVVSDTLLLVRRGLREQFGRLDDLLVKLARQDELTRRFMTVPGVGPLVALTFRATVDVPSRFARSRTVGAHFGLTPRKQQSGEVDRSGRISRWGDAMMRSLLYEGAQVLLTRVKRWSALKAWAMQVARRRGHKKAIIALARKIAVILHRMWVDGTEFEWGKRPETAASSV